The Megachile rotundata isolate GNS110a chromosome 3, iyMegRotu1, whole genome shotgun sequence genome includes a window with the following:
- the LOC100879238 gene encoding uncharacterized protein LOC100879238 isoform X3 yields MITALPVPSVKVFHKTYYQEKGARIASSQPGSPLAESEAVLALVDKEPPEYYFCGKVNSLHVVVGSLLLGAVVLVVGLVQLAPGAEAAQNSTALIAVGCSLLVVGVLLAPLRALCIKKQKAAQKDGTHQRSVTSIDMLLAQHRDFTVLTPDELEDLVGRPTSNLENKIRKQCHNT; encoded by the exons ATGATCACAGCACTGCCAGTGCCTTCGGTAAAGGTCTTCCACAAAACTTATTACCAAGAGAAAGGAGCCAGGATAGCGAGCAGTCAACCTGGAAGTCCCTTAGCTGAAAGTGAAGCGGTGCTGGCATTAGTTGATAAGGAACCACCGGAATATTATTTCTGTGGCAAG GTCAATTCGTTACACGTGGTAGTTGGGTCATTGCTGCTGGGCGCCGTGGTGCTGGTGGTAGGCTTAGTGCAGCTTGCTCCTGGAGCTGAAGCTGCACAAAACTCGACCGCCCTTATCGCTGTCGGATGCAGTTTACTAGTGGTTGGTGTGCTCCTTGCGCCACTCAGAGCTTTATGCATAAAGAAACAAAAGGCTGCCCAGAAGGATGGAACACATCAAAGAAGTGTCACTAGCATAGACATGCTTCTGGCTCAACACAG AGACTTCACAGTTTTGACGCCCGACGAACTGGAGGACCTTGTTGGCCGACCAACTTCCAACCTAGAGAATAAAATCCGCAAGCAGTGTCACAATACCTAG